From a single Arachis hypogaea cultivar Tifrunner chromosome 3, arahy.Tifrunner.gnm2.J5K5, whole genome shotgun sequence genomic region:
- the LOC112734681 gene encoding protein NRT1/ PTR FAMILY 8.3 — translation MGSVDDDSSLVEQGLLQDEESRRYTGDGSVDFKGRPVLKENTGNWRACPFILGNECCERLAYYGIATNLVTYLTTKLHEGNVSAARNVTTWQGTCYLTPLIGAVLADAYWGRYWTIAGFSMIYFIGMCTLTLSASVPALKPAECVGSICPSATPSQYAVFFFGLYMIALGTGGIKPCVSSFGADQFDDTDSQERIKKGSFFNWFYFSINIGALVSSSLIVWIQENRGWGLGFGIPALFMGLAIGSFFIGTPLYRFQKPGGSPLTRMCQVVVASFQKRNLAVPEDSSLLYETPEKTSAIEGSRKLGHSDELRCLDRAAVVSEAESKTGNYSNPWRLCTVTQVEELKILIRMFPVWATGIIFAAVYAQMSTLFVEQGTMMDTTIGSFSIPPASLSTFDVISVIFWVPVYDRVIVPIARKFTGKERGFTELQRMGIGLFISILCMSAAAVVEIVRLQLAKELDLVDKPVAVPLSIFWQIPQYFLLGAAEVFTFVGQLEFFYDQSPDAMRSLCSALSLLTTSLGNYLSSFILTVVTYLTTQGGKPGWIPNNLNEGHLDNFFWLLAGLSLLNMLVYIVAAKRYKQKKAT, via the exons ATGGGTTCTGTAGATGATGATTCGTCGCTTGTGGAACAGGGTCTTCTTCAG GATGAAGAGAGCAGAAGATACACTGGAGATGGCTCAGTTGACTTTAAAGGGAGGCCTGTACTTAAGGAGAATACTGGCAATTGGAGAGCTTGCCCATTTATCTTAG GCAACGAGTGCTGTGAACGTTTGGCTTACTATGGCATTGCAACAAATCTTGTTACCTACCTTACCACCAAACTACATGAAGGAAATGTCTCTGCTGCAAGAAATGTCACCACCTGGCAAGGCACTTGTTATCTTACACCTCTCATTGGAGCTGTTCTGGCTGATGCTTATTGGGGAAGATACTGGACAATTGCTGGTTTCTCCATGATTTACTTCATT GGGATGTGTACATTGACTCTCTCTGCTTCTGTCCCAGCATTGAAGCCTGCTGAGTGTGTGGGTTCGATATGCCCTTCAGCTACTCCTTCCCAATATGCTGTGTTCTTCTTTGGTCTCTACATGATTGCACTTGGGACTGGTGGAATAAAACCATGTGTATCTTCTTTTGGGGCAGATCAGTTTGATGATACTGATTCCCAAGAAAGGATTAAAAAGGGATCCTTTTTCAACTGGTTTTACTTTTCTATCAACATTGGTGCCCTCGTATCAAGCAGTTTAATCGTGTGGATTCAAGAGAATAGAGGCTGGGGACTTGGATTTGGCATTCCTGCATTATTTATGGGTTTAGCTATTGGAAGCTTCTTTATCGGCACACCCCTCTACAGGTTTCAAAAGCCAGGGGGAAGCCCTCTTACAAGAATGTGCCAGGTTGTGGTAGCATCATTCCAGAAAAGGAATTTGGCTGTCCCCGAGGATAGTAGTCTGCTGTATGAGACACCTGAGAAGACCTCTGCAATTGAAGGAAGTCGGAAGCTGGGGCATAGTGATGAACTGAG GTGCCTTGATAGAGCTGCTGTAGTGTCTGAGGCTGAGAGCAAAACTGGCAACTATTCTAATCCATGGAGACTTTGCACTGTGACACAGGTGGAAGAACTGAAAATCTTGATCCGCATGTTCCCAGTTTGGGCTACTGGAATCATTTTTGCAGCCGTTTATGCCCAGATGTCAACATTGTTTGTGGAACAAGGAACAATGATGGACACCACTATTGGCTCCTTCAGCATTCCTCCAGCTTCCCTCTCAACTTTTGACGTCATTAGCGTCATTTTCTGGGTCCCAGTCTATGACAGGGTAATCGTTCCCATTGCAAGGAAATTTACAGGCAAGGAAAGGGGCTTTACAGAGTTGCAAAGAATGGGAATTGGCCTTTTCATTTCAATCCTGTGCATGTCAGCAGCAGCCGTGGTGGAGATTGTGCGTCTGCAGCTTGCAAAAGAGCTTGACCTTGTTGATAAACCTGTTGCTGTACCCCTCAGTATATTCTGGCAAATCCCTCAGTATTTCTTGTTGGGTGCAGCTGAGGTATTCACCTTTGTAGGGCAGCTTGAGTTCTTCTATGATCAATCTCCGGATGCCATGCGCAGTTTATGCAGCGCACTCTCACTCTTGACTACTTCATTAGGAAATTATTTGAGCTCCTTCATTCTTACTGTAGTCACTTACTTAACTACGCAAGGCGGAAAGCCCGGTTGGATTCCAAATAACTTGAATGAAGGTCATCTTGATAACTTCTTCTGGCTCTTAGCTGGACTTAGCTTGTTAAACATGTTAGTGTACATAGTTGCGGCCAAAAGGTACAAGCAGAAGAAGGCTACTTAA
- the LOC112734682 gene encoding protein NRT1/ PTR FAMILY 8.3: MDSSGSYEEMGSSGNMGSFDDAALIEEGPLLQDPLERQYTGDGTVDYEGNPVPKENTGGWRACAFILGNECCERLAFFGILTNLVTYLTNKLHQGNASAAKNVTIWQGTCYLTTLIGAVLADTYWGRYWTIGVFSTIYFLGLCILTLSASVPALKPPECLGSHCPPATPAQYFVFYFGLYVVALGTGGVKTCVSSFGADQFDDTDSKERITKASFFNWYYFSIYLGALASSTFIVWIQDNVGWALGFGIPALFMGVSIVSFFLGTPIYRFLKPGGSPIKRICQVLVASARKQELAVPEDSSLLYETADKKSAIEGSRKLEHSDDMRCLDKAAIVSDAESKIDYFPDPWRLCTVTQVEELKILLRMFPIWASGIIFAAVYSQMATLFVEQGTMMNTTIGSFKIPPASLSCFDVISVVVWVPIYDKILVPLAKKINGTERGISVFYRMGIGLLVSVACMSAAAVVEIMRLQRARELDLIDKHVAVPISVLWQIPQYFLLGASEVFMFAGQVEFFYDQSPDAMRSLCTALPLVSFALGNYLSSFILTVVIHFTTQGGKPGWIPDNLNEGHLDYFFWLLAGLSFLNLLVYIVTAKKYKKKKAIAIF, translated from the exons ATGGATTCCTCAGGTTCCTATGAGGAAATGGGTTCCTCTGGGAATATGGGTTCCTTTGATGATGCAGCACTAATCGAAGAAGGACCTCTTCTTCag GATCCATTGGAGAGGCAATATACAGGAGATGGCACAGTTGACTATGAAGGCAACCCAGTTCCTAAGGAGAATACTGGCGGGTGGAGAGCATGTGCATTTATCCTTG GAAACGAGTGCTGTGAACGTTTGGCTTTCTTTGGTATTTTAACAAATCTTGTTACCTATCTTACCAACAAACTACATCAAGGAAATGCCTCTGCTGCAAAAAATGTTACCATCTGGCAAGGCACTTGTTATCTTACAACTCTGATTGGAGCTGTTCTAGCAGATACATATTGGGGAAGATATTGGACAATTGGTGTTTTTTCCACTATTTATTTCTTG GGGCTGTGTATATTGACTCTTTCTGCATCAGTTCCTGCTTTGAAGCCTCCTGAATGCTTGGGTTCTCATTGTCCTCCAGCTACTCCTGCACAATATTTTGTGTTCTACTTTGGTCTCTATGTGGTTGCCCTTGGAACTGGAGGTGTAAAAACATGTGTGTCATCTTTTGGGGCAGATCAGTTTGATGATACTGATTCTAAGGAAAGAATTACTAAAGCATCCTTTTTCAACTGGTATTACTTCTCTATTTACCTAGGTGCTCTTGCATCAAGCACCTTCATTGTGTGGATTCAAGACAATGTAGGATGGGCTCTTGGTTTTGGCATTCCCGCTTTATTTATGGGAGTATCGATTGTAAGCTTCTTTTTAGGCACACCAATCTATAGGTTTCTAAAACCAGGGGGGAGCCCCATTAAAAGAATTTGCCAGGTTTTGGTAGCATCTGCCCGAAAGCAGGAGTTGGCTGTCCCTGAGGATAGCAGTCTCCTGTATGAGACAGCAGACAAGAAATCTGCTATCGAAGGGAGCCGCAAACTGGAGCATAGTGATGACATGAG GTGCCTCGATAAAGCAGCTATAGTGTCTGATGCTGAGAGCAAAATTGATTATTTTCCTGATCCATGGAGACTCTGCACTGTGACACAAGTTGAGGAACTGAAGATCTTGCTCCGCATGTTCCCAATTTGGGCTTCAGGAATCATTTTTGCTGCTGTCTATTCCCAGATGGCAACCTTGTTTGTGGAACAAGGAACGATGATGAACACAACTATCGGTTCCTTCAAGATCCCTCCAGCTTCCCTCTCATGTTTTGATGTGATAAGTGTTGTTGTGTGGGTCCCCATCTATGACAAGATACTTGTTCCACTTGCCAAGAAAATTAACGGCACGGAGAGGGGAATTTCTGTGTTTTATAGAATGGGAATTGGCCTTCTTGTTTCGGTTGCATGCATGTCGGCCGCAGCTGTGGTGGAGATCATGCGTCTGCAGCGTGCGAGAGAGCTCGACCTTATTGACAAACATGTTGCTGTACCCATTAGTGTGCTCTGGCAAATACCTCAATACTTCTTATTGGGTGCATCCGAGGTATTCATGTTCGCCGGACAGGTTGAGTTCTTCTACGATCAATCTCCGGATGCTATGCGGTCTTTATGCACAGCACTGCCACTTGTGAGTTTTGCACTGGGGAACTACTTGAGCTCTTTCATTCTTACCGTGGTAATTCACTTTACGACACAAGGCGGAAAACCGGGATGGATACCGGATAACTTGAACGAAGGTCATCTTGATTACTTTTTCTGGCTTTTAGCTGGACTTAGTTTCTTAAATTTGTTGGTGTACATTGTCACTGCCAAAAAGTACAAGAAGAAGAAGGCTATTGCTATTTTTTAA
- the LOC112734683 gene encoding protein NRT1/ PTR FAMILY 8.3-like isoform X1 produces MEHLEEPITLLEDGLLQNEDSIHTGDGTVNIKGEVAIKSEGGTWKACPFVLGTFFCERLAYYGIASNLVTYLTTRLHEGPVSAARNVTTFQGTCYLTPLLGSFLADAYWGRYRTIVVFYGIYLIGICTLTLSAIFSAQSAVFFLGIYLIAVGTGGIKPCIWPFGADQFDDTDHKERASKALFFNWNYFTSNIGALIATTILVWTEENIGWGLGYGIAASFIGIGMIVFFLGTRTYRFLRPGGSPITRICQVVVASLHKRKLEVPQDTSLLYETVAENSSVEGSLKLEHTNGLRCLDKAAVKSDIEKGSEEVTNPWRLCTVTQVEELKILIRMIPIWATGIIFSSVYAQMSSLFIEQGKMMDRTIGSFTIPAASLSTFNIVGVIIWVLIYDRVIVKVARHFTGNARGFTVLQRMGIGLFLSMTCMSAAAILESKRLQIAQEHGLVDEDVSIPLSILWQIPQYFLLGAAEVFNFIGQHEFFYEEAPDRMRSFCSALALLTNSLGNYLSSFVVTIVARLTRKDGSHGWLPDNLNEGHLDYFFWLLAALSFLNMLVYIVYARMYKQKAYRRNLSQRLN; encoded by the exons ATGGAACATTTGGAGGAACCCATAACACTTTTGGAAGATGGTCTTTTGCAG AATGAAGACTCTATTCACACTGGAGATGGGACAGTGAACATCAAGGGAGAGGTTGCCATCAAGAGCGAAGGTGGGACATGGAAAGCATGCCCCTTTGTTCTAG GTACTTTCTTCTGCGAACGGTTGGCCTATTATGGAATTGCCAGTAATCTTGTCACCTATCTAACAACCAGACTTCATGAAGGGCCTGTTTCTGCAGCAAGAAATGTTACCACCTTTCAGGGAACATGCTACCTTACACCTCTGCTTGGATCCTTCCTTGCTGATGCATACTGGGGAAGATATCGGACAATCGTTGTGTTCTATGGAATTTATCTCATT GGAATCTGCACATTGACCCTTTCAGCAATCTTTTCAGCTCAAAGTGCTGTATTCTTCCTTGGAATCTATTTGATTGCAGTAGGGACTGGTGGGATCAAGCCATGTATATGGCCCTTTGGAGCAGACCAGTTTGATGATACAGATCATAAGGAAAGAGCAAGTAAAGCATTATTCTTCAATTGGAACTACTTCACTAGCAACATTGGTGCACTCATAGCAACCACCATATTGGTATGGACCGAAGAAAATATAGGATGGGGACTTGGATATGGCATTGCAGCATCGTTTATTGGTATTGGAATGATAGTGTTCTTTCTTGGTACACGTACCTACCGTTTTCTTAGGCCAGGGGGAAGTCCTATTACAAGAATCTGCCAAGTGGTTGTTGCTTCTTTACATAAGAGGAAATTGGAGGTACCTCAAGATACCTCTCTCCTCTATGAAACTGTGGCAGAGAATTCATCTGTTGAAGGAAGTCTTAAACTCGAGCATACCAATGGATTGAG GTGCCTTGACAAAGCTGCAGTGAAATCAGATATAGAAAAAGGGAGTGAGGAAGTAACTAATCCTTGGAGGCTTTGCACCGTGACACAGGTGGAAGAGCTGAAGATTCTAATCCGCATGATTCCAATCTGGGCAACAGGAATCATCTTCAGTTCTGTCTATGCTCAAATGTCCTCGCTGTTCATTGAACAAGGGAAAATGATGGACAGGACTATTGGTTCTTTCACAATTCCCGCGGCATCTCTTTCAACTTTTAATATAGTTGGTGTCATCATTTGGGTTCTCATCTATGATAGAGTGATTGTTAAAGTTGCAAGACACTTCACTGGCAATGCAAGAGGCTTCACAGTGTTGCAGAGAATGGGAATTGGCCTGTTTCTCTCCATGACTTGCATGTCAGCTGCAGCTATATTAGAGAGCAAGAGATTACAAATAGCACAAGAACATGGATTGGTAGATGAAGATGTTTCTATTCCACTTAGCATACTGTGGCAAATACCTCAGTATTTTTTGCTAGGTGCTGCAGAGGTGTTCAACTTTATAGGACAGCATGAGTTCTTCTATGAGGAAGCGCCGGATAGGATGCGAAGTTTCTGCAGCGCGTTGGCGCTTCTGACAAATTCACTGGGAAATTACCTGAGTTCTTTTGTTGTCACAATTGTTGCTAGACTCACAAGAAAGGATGGAAGTCATGGATGGCTACCAGATAATTTGAATGAGGGCCA
- the LOC112734683 gene encoding protein NRT1/ PTR FAMILY 8.3-like isoform X2 — protein sequence MNEDSIHTGDGTVNIKGEVAIKSEGGTWKACPFVLGTFFCERLAYYGIASNLVTYLTTRLHEGPVSAARNVTTFQGTCYLTPLLGSFLADAYWGRYRTIVVFYGIYLIGICTLTLSAIFSAQSAVFFLGIYLIAVGTGGIKPCIWPFGADQFDDTDHKERASKALFFNWNYFTSNIGALIATTILVWTEENIGWGLGYGIAASFIGIGMIVFFLGTRTYRFLRPGGSPITRICQVVVASLHKRKLEVPQDTSLLYETVAENSSVEGSLKLEHTNGLRCLDKAAVKSDIEKGSEEVTNPWRLCTVTQVEELKILIRMIPIWATGIIFSSVYAQMSSLFIEQGKMMDRTIGSFTIPAASLSTFNIVGVIIWVLIYDRVIVKVARHFTGNARGFTVLQRMGIGLFLSMTCMSAAAILESKRLQIAQEHGLVDEDVSIPLSILWQIPQYFLLGAAEVFNFIGQHEFFYEEAPDRMRSFCSALALLTNSLGNYLSSFVVTIVARLTRKDGSHGWLPDNLNEGHLDYFFWLLAALSFLNMLVYIVYARMYKQKAYRRNLSQRLN from the exons ATG AATGAAGACTCTATTCACACTGGAGATGGGACAGTGAACATCAAGGGAGAGGTTGCCATCAAGAGCGAAGGTGGGACATGGAAAGCATGCCCCTTTGTTCTAG GTACTTTCTTCTGCGAACGGTTGGCCTATTATGGAATTGCCAGTAATCTTGTCACCTATCTAACAACCAGACTTCATGAAGGGCCTGTTTCTGCAGCAAGAAATGTTACCACCTTTCAGGGAACATGCTACCTTACACCTCTGCTTGGATCCTTCCTTGCTGATGCATACTGGGGAAGATATCGGACAATCGTTGTGTTCTATGGAATTTATCTCATT GGAATCTGCACATTGACCCTTTCAGCAATCTTTTCAGCTCAAAGTGCTGTATTCTTCCTTGGAATCTATTTGATTGCAGTAGGGACTGGTGGGATCAAGCCATGTATATGGCCCTTTGGAGCAGACCAGTTTGATGATACAGATCATAAGGAAAGAGCAAGTAAAGCATTATTCTTCAATTGGAACTACTTCACTAGCAACATTGGTGCACTCATAGCAACCACCATATTGGTATGGACCGAAGAAAATATAGGATGGGGACTTGGATATGGCATTGCAGCATCGTTTATTGGTATTGGAATGATAGTGTTCTTTCTTGGTACACGTACCTACCGTTTTCTTAGGCCAGGGGGAAGTCCTATTACAAGAATCTGCCAAGTGGTTGTTGCTTCTTTACATAAGAGGAAATTGGAGGTACCTCAAGATACCTCTCTCCTCTATGAAACTGTGGCAGAGAATTCATCTGTTGAAGGAAGTCTTAAACTCGAGCATACCAATGGATTGAG GTGCCTTGACAAAGCTGCAGTGAAATCAGATATAGAAAAAGGGAGTGAGGAAGTAACTAATCCTTGGAGGCTTTGCACCGTGACACAGGTGGAAGAGCTGAAGATTCTAATCCGCATGATTCCAATCTGGGCAACAGGAATCATCTTCAGTTCTGTCTATGCTCAAATGTCCTCGCTGTTCATTGAACAAGGGAAAATGATGGACAGGACTATTGGTTCTTTCACAATTCCCGCGGCATCTCTTTCAACTTTTAATATAGTTGGTGTCATCATTTGGGTTCTCATCTATGATAGAGTGATTGTTAAAGTTGCAAGACACTTCACTGGCAATGCAAGAGGCTTCACAGTGTTGCAGAGAATGGGAATTGGCCTGTTTCTCTCCATGACTTGCATGTCAGCTGCAGCTATATTAGAGAGCAAGAGATTACAAATAGCACAAGAACATGGATTGGTAGATGAAGATGTTTCTATTCCACTTAGCATACTGTGGCAAATACCTCAGTATTTTTTGCTAGGTGCTGCAGAGGTGTTCAACTTTATAGGACAGCATGAGTTCTTCTATGAGGAAGCGCCGGATAGGATGCGAAGTTTCTGCAGCGCGTTGGCGCTTCTGACAAATTCACTGGGAAATTACCTGAGTTCTTTTGTTGTCACAATTGTTGCTAGACTCACAAGAAAGGATGGAAGTCATGGATGGCTACCAGATAATTTGAATGAGGGCCA